The Brachyhypopomus gauderio isolate BG-103 chromosome 17, BGAUD_0.2, whole genome shotgun sequence genome includes a window with the following:
- the ccr6b gene encoding C-C chemokine receptor type 6, which produces MDDNDDYDYGSEFDTEPCDLGGNHKQGVTIQTYIYSFICVLGLLGNVLVLVTYAFYKKAKTMTDVYLVNVTFADLLFVVALPLIIYNEQHVWSMGAWACKFLRGIYSINLYSCMLLLACISADRYIAIVKARRSFGMHLKGHIYSRIVCTAVWLLAIGLSTPTFIYNNLNEEEFNGTIENECSFSFESADTAQLMKILVPSLQVVVGFFVPLLVMGFCYCSVILTLLKAKNFERHKAVRVVLAAVLVFILCHLPYNAVVLIHTNKLLKERDCEIEQQVLLALSVTRNLAYLHCCLNPILYAFIGVKFRNHFCKVLEDLWCFGKRYFSSRRSSQQTSELYLPAHKSPSASILENPPSFSM; this is translated from the coding sequence ATGGATGATAATGACGATTATGATTATGGTAGCGAGTTTGACACAGAGCCATGTGATTTGGGAGGTAACCACAAACAAGGGGTCACGATACAGACCTACATCTATTCCTTCATCTGTGTTCTCGGACTACTGGGCAACGTTCTGGTCCTTGTCACTTATGCATTTTATAAAAAAGCCAAGACCATGACAGATGTCTATCTAGTGAACGTGACCTTCGCAGATCTACTGTTTGTTGTGGCCCTGCCCCTGATCATATACAATGAGCAGCACGTTTGGAGCATGGGTGCTTGGGCGTGTAAGTTCCTAAGAGGAATCTACAGCATCAACCTATACAGCTGCATGCTGCTTTTAGCCTGCATCAGCGCAGACCGCTACATTGCCATCGTGAAGGCGAGGCGCTCCTTTGGGATGCACTTGAAGGGCCACATCTACAGCAGGATCGTCTGCACCGCGGTGTGGCTTCTTGCCATTGGCTTATCCACGCCGACGTTCATATACAATAACCTGAACGAGGAGGAGTTCAACGGTACCATTGAAAACGAGTGCAGCTTCAGTTTTGAGTCTGCCGACACCGCGCAGCTGATGAAGATCCTGGTGCCCAGCTTACAGGTGGTGGTGGGCTTCTTCGTGCCGCTCCTCGTGATGGGCTTCTGCTACTGCAGCGTCATACTGACTCTTCTCAAAGCGAAGAACTTCGAAAGGCACAAGGCTGTGCGTGTGGTCCTGGCAGCCGTCCTGGTCTTCATCCTCTGCCACCTCCCATATAACGCCGTGGTCCTGATCCACACCAACAAGCTGCTAAAGGAGAGGGACTGTGAGATAGAACAGCAGGTCCTGTTGGCCCTGTCTGTAACCAGGAACCTGGCCTACCTTCACTGCTGCCTCAATCCCATCCTCTATGCCTTCATTGGAGTGAAGTTCAGGAACCATTTCTGTAAGGTTTTGGAAGACCTTTGGTGCTTTGGGAAGAGATACTTCTCATCTAGGCGTTCCTCCCAGCAGACTTCTGAACTGTATCTTCCTGCTCACAAATCTCCAAGTGCTTCCATTCTTGAAAACCCCCCCTCATTTTCAATGTAA